The Thermotoga neapolitana DSM 4359 sequence CAGGTGTTTTTGTGATCTCCTACGATGAAATACCGGACGATTACACCCTCCAGATTGAAGGCGTGGTGAAACTGTGAAAATAAAAAAATACCTCGCCGAGAGCATCAGAGAAGCGATGATGATGATGATAAAAAGAGAACTTGGGGATAACGCCGTTATCCTGAGCTCTCGTAGGATAAAAAAAGGTGGATTCTTCGGAATAGGAGGAAAGACGTACTTCGAGATAACCGCCGCCGTGGAAGAAAAAGAAGAGGAAAAGAAGGTAGAAAACGCTTCTACTTACAGACTTCAGGAGATCCTGATAAAGAACAGACGAAGCCTGGACGATAATATTAAGGACGAGTTCGACGAGATAAAGAGAACCATAAGTGAAATCAAACAAATCCTTGTGAAAGAGAAGAGCCAGACCCTTCCAGAAGGGCTGTCGAAGATCTCCTACGGTATGGAAAAACAGGAGATAATACCGGAAATCAGATACAAAATAGTGGAGTTTTTGAAGATGAAGTACGGTGATCTGGATCCCGGCTCAAAAGAAGCCTTCAAAATTCTCTCTGAGCAGTTTTCCAACATCATAAGAACGAAAGTACCGGACTTTGAGAATGTAAAGGTTCTCTTTGTTGGAACAACTGGAGTTGGTAAGACAACAACACTTGCAAAGCTTGCTGCAAGGTTCAAGATAGAAGAGAAAAAGCGTGTGGCGATACTCACACTGGACACCTACAGAATAGCCGCAGCCGAACAGTTGAAGACGTACGCGGAGATAATGGATATTCCCATGAAGATCGCATACACACCAAAGGAAGCAGAATACGAAATGATGGCACTGAAGGATTACGACGTTCTTCTCATCGACACCGCGGGAAGGAGCCATCAGAACGATCTTCAAATGAGCGAGGTCAAAGCCCTGGCAGAGGCTGTGAAACCGAACATCACGTTTCTGGTCGTCGCCATGAACTACAAACTGGACGACATGAAGAAAATTCTGGAGAAATTCTCTGTGGTGAGACCCACACATCTCATCCTCACGAAGATGGACGAAACATCCGTTTATGGTACTTTTGTGAACATCTCAGAAATCACAGACATTCCAATCGCCTTTGTAACAAACGGTCAGAGAGTGCCAGACGACATCTTCGAAGCAAATTCCGTGGAACTCGCGAGGATCGTAACCAGTGAGGTGTTAAGCTGTGCCGGATCAGGCGGAACATCTCAGGAAAAGTGAACCGAAGATAGTGAGTGTTCTCAGCGGAAAAGGCGGTGTGGGGAAATCCGTAATAGCGGTCAACCTTGCTCTGGCGCTGAAAGAAACAGGAGCGAATGTGCTTTTGCTGGATGCAGATGTGGGATTTGGAAGCGTCGAGATCCTCCTTGGTTTCATGGCGCCCAAGACACTGAAAGATTTTTTCAAATCCGATATGAAGATCGAGGACATCGTTTTCAGCACAAAATACGGTGTGGATGTTCTCAGCTTTGGAATTGACA is a genomic window containing:
- the flhF gene encoding flagellar biosynthesis protein FlhF translates to MKIKKYLAESIREAMMMMIKRELGDNAVILSSRRIKKGGFFGIGGKTYFEITAAVEEKEEEKKVENASTYRLQEILIKNRRSLDDNIKDEFDEIKRTISEIKQILVKEKSQTLPEGLSKISYGMEKQEIIPEIRYKIVEFLKMKYGDLDPGSKEAFKILSEQFSNIIRTKVPDFENVKVLFVGTTGVGKTTTLAKLAARFKIEEKKRVAILTLDTYRIAAAEQLKTYAEIMDIPMKIAYTPKEAEYEMMALKDYDVLLIDTAGRSHQNDLQMSEVKALAEAVKPNITFLVVAMNYKLDDMKKILEKFSVVRPTHLILTKMDETSVYGTFVNISEITDIPIAFVTNGQRVPDDIFEANSVELARIVTSEVLSCAGSGGTSQEK